In one Leptospira fletcheri genomic region, the following are encoded:
- a CDS encoding precorrin-8X methylmutase yields the protein MNVNDMRQMTSLGRSIENSSFEIIDREAGPHNHSPDDWEVVRRVIHATADFEFKELVKIHPEGVVSGISALKNGCNIVCDVQMIQIGLNKDRLDSYGCKTHCFISDPDVISKAKELDSTRAVESMRKAASLGLLDGGIIAIGNAPTALLELVRLIKEEKIRPSLVLGVPVGFVSAAESKEALLEMPEPVPYILTRGRKGGSTIAVAIIHALLLLSSKGDSN from the coding sequence ATGAACGTAAACGATATGAGACAAATGACATCGCTGGGTCGAAGCATTGAAAACAGCTCCTTCGAAATCATCGATCGGGAAGCCGGACCTCATAACCATTCCCCCGACGATTGGGAAGTAGTGCGCAGAGTGATTCACGCGACTGCGGACTTCGAATTCAAGGAGCTCGTAAAAATCCATCCGGAAGGGGTGGTATCCGGGATATCCGCTCTAAAAAACGGATGCAATATCGTGTGTGATGTTCAGATGATTCAGATCGGTCTGAATAAGGATCGTTTGGATTCCTACGGATGTAAGACTCACTGCTTTATCTCCGATCCGGACGTTATTTCAAAAGCCAAAGAACTCGATTCCACACGAGCTGTGGAATCCATGCGAAAGGCCGCAAGCTTGGGCCTTTTGGATGGGGGAATCATTGCGATCGGCAACGCTCCGACAGCGCTCTTGGAATTGGTAAGATTGATCAAGGAAGAAAAAATCAGGCCTTCCCTCGTCTTAGGAGTTCCCGTGGGTTTCGTTTCCGCTGCGGAATCCAAAGAAGCTCTATTGGAAATGCCCGAACCCGTGCCTTACATATTGACCAGGGGTAGAAAAGGAGGGAGCACGATCGCGGTCGCGATCATTCATGCTCTCCTTCTCTTGTCATCCAAAGGAGACTCGAATTGA
- a CDS encoding cobalt-precorrin-5B (C(1))-methyltransferase — translation MAGKELREGFTTGACSAAAAKAAVRVLVTNQLLSEIETTLPNKRKVTFQLHRCESNGEAAVCSIIKDAGDDPDCTHGAELVAEVRLNSGNEILLIGGEGVATVTKPGLGLTIGGPAINPVPRKNITEMVLEELNGSEYTGAEVTISVPGGLDMAKKTMNERLGLVGGISILGTTGIVKPYSTAAYKASVIQAVSVAKELGADTVVLTTGGKSEKFAMDLFPNLEPASFIQVGDFIGTGLKSAAKEGMKFVVVVGMIGKLSKMADGVMMTHRAGSSVNTELLAEIARTEGVPEEVCAETKTANTARHVLELWKETGHMDVLSVLCKKVSENCTKHAGADLKVSCHLVDFDGIPLGQYVA, via the coding sequence ATGGCGGGAAAGGAATTAAGGGAAGGGTTCACGACAGGTGCTTGCTCGGCGGCCGCGGCTAAAGCCGCAGTAAGAGTATTGGTCACAAACCAATTGCTTTCCGAAATAGAAACGACGTTGCCCAATAAGCGTAAGGTGACCTTTCAATTGCATCGATGCGAATCGAACGGGGAAGCGGCGGTTTGCAGCATAATCAAAGATGCGGGTGACGATCCCGATTGTACTCATGGCGCCGAGTTGGTCGCCGAAGTCCGCCTCAACAGCGGAAATGAAATCTTACTGATCGGCGGAGAAGGTGTCGCTACCGTAACGAAGCCCGGACTCGGACTGACGATCGGAGGCCCCGCCATAAACCCGGTTCCTAGAAAGAATATCACGGAAATGGTATTAGAAGAACTGAATGGATCCGAGTATACGGGAGCGGAAGTAACGATCAGCGTTCCGGGCGGACTCGATATGGCTAAAAAGACGATGAATGAACGTCTCGGCCTAGTCGGAGGAATATCCATTTTAGGCACTACGGGAATCGTAAAGCCTTATTCTACTGCGGCGTACAAAGCGAGCGTCATCCAGGCAGTATCCGTCGCAAAGGAATTGGGAGCGGACACAGTCGTACTCACCACCGGCGGAAAATCGGAGAAGTTCGCAATGGATTTGTTTCCGAATCTGGAACCAGCCTCCTTTATACAAGTAGGCGACTTTATCGGAACGGGATTAAAAAGCGCCGCGAAAGAAGGCATGAAATTCGTAGTCGTAGTCGGAATGATCGGAAAACTCTCCAAGATGGCGGACGGCGTTATGATGACTCACCGAGCAGGTTCTTCGGTTAACACCGAACTCTTGGCGGAAATCGCAAGAACGGAAGGAGTTCCAGAAGAGGTTTGCGCGGAGACCAAGACCGCGAACACCGCTAGACACGTTCTGGAACTTTGGAAAGAAACGGGCCACATGGACGTGCTTTCCGTCCTCTGCAAAAAAGTATCCGAAAACTGTACCAAACACGCGGGTGCGGATCTGAAAGTGTCTTGCCATCTCGTAGACTTCGACGGAATTCCACTAGGACAGTACGTCGCGTAA